One window from the genome of Salisaeta longa DSM 21114 encodes:
- a CDS encoding class I SAM-dependent methyltransferase: protein MTDSSDAPFDEPLDYPRYLTAKAAVDEQALSPRVWQPFVDWLRGHASEKPLRIADMGGGIGFTLLRVLAAVERPLTYFLVDASAANLARARSNLRNWAQERGFATEAHDTPITIRRPSGHATVHFCRGDAMTWRPPDGAPIHALASQALLDLLPLDRTLQHWRSLLLSDHRCYLALLFDGATVFEPPGGSLAIQQPIIDAYHRSMEARRVEGAPTGGAYCGRRVVRWLYKNNAQLFTVDSSDWSILGSTYDPLSDNESLFVQVIASFVKSEGRASEKVSSDIVNEWYDKIIDSITSDQIYFRASHLDILAALKK from the coding sequence ATGACTGATTCTTCGGATGCGCCGTTCGATGAACCGCTGGATTATCCCCGGTACCTCACCGCAAAGGCCGCTGTCGACGAGCAGGCGCTAAGCCCGCGGGTCTGGCAGCCCTTTGTCGATTGGCTGCGTGGGCACGCGTCCGAGAAGCCCCTGCGTATCGCCGACATGGGCGGCGGCATTGGATTTACGCTGCTGCGGGTGCTTGCGGCCGTCGAGCGTCCACTAACGTACTTCTTGGTAGACGCGTCGGCTGCCAATCTTGCCCGGGCCCGGTCGAATTTGCGCAACTGGGCACAGGAGCGTGGTTTTGCGACGGAGGCGCACGACACCCCCATCACCATCCGGCGCCCGTCAGGGCACGCAACGGTGCATTTCTGCCGGGGCGATGCGATGACATGGCGGCCCCCTGATGGGGCGCCCATTCACGCGCTTGCCTCGCAGGCGCTGCTCGACTTGCTTCCGCTCGATCGCACCCTGCAGCACTGGCGGAGCCTACTGTTGAGCGACCACCGGTGCTACCTCGCGCTACTCTTCGACGGCGCAACGGTCTTCGAGCCCCCCGGCGGTTCGTTAGCTATCCAGCAACCAATCATCGACGCGTACCACCGCTCGATGGAGGCGCGACGCGTCGAGGGCGCGCCCACCGGCGGTGCCTATTGTGGGCGGCGGGTGGTGCGCTGGCTCTACAAAAACAACGCACAACTCTTCACGGTAGATTCCTCAGACTGGTCTATTCTTGGATCTACATATGACCCGTTATCTGACAACGAATCATTGTTCGTTCAGGTCATCGCGTCGTTCGTTAAGTCCGAAGGCCGGGCATCGGAGAAGGTGTCATCAGACATTGTAAACGAGTGGTATGACAAAATAATTGATAGCATAACTTCTGACCAAATTTATTTCCGTGCATCGCACCTTGACATCCTCGCGGCGCTCAAAAAATAA
- a CDS encoding site-specific integrase, whose protein sequence is MEKASGPSSADSSSRAGTDLPAPRADEHTQLAHLTDANARAQAFASKARAENTKRAYRADWKQFVGWCEERGVRPLPALPKTVVLYVSAVADDYKLSTLERKLTAISQAHKTAGFDSPALTAKEPLHSVWAGIARTKSRAKDKVAPLMTDELRMIVDALPRTDENLFTTRALRDRALLLVGFAGALRRSELVGLQQDDVNVTADGLRLIVRKSKSDQEGKGLVKGIHYGKHPHTCPVRALRDWTRRASISEGPLFRGIDRHGNIRERALSGRSVALILKKAVKRAGLNPEAYSGHSLRAGFTTQAAREGVPERVIMKHTGHKSIRMVREYIREGQLFDENPTDALGL, encoded by the coding sequence ATGGAGAAAGCCTCCGGCCCCTCGTCCGCCGATTCATCGTCGCGTGCCGGCACCGATTTGCCCGCGCCCCGCGCCGACGAACACACACAACTCGCGCACCTCACCGACGCGAACGCCCGCGCGCAAGCTTTTGCGTCTAAGGCGCGCGCCGAAAATACCAAACGCGCCTACCGCGCCGACTGGAAGCAATTCGTTGGGTGGTGCGAAGAACGCGGCGTCCGCCCGCTGCCCGCGCTCCCCAAAACCGTGGTGCTCTACGTCTCGGCGGTGGCCGACGACTACAAGCTGTCGACGCTGGAGCGCAAGCTGACGGCCATCAGCCAAGCGCACAAAACAGCCGGCTTCGATAGTCCGGCGCTCACGGCCAAGGAACCGCTCCACTCGGTGTGGGCCGGCATCGCGCGCACCAAGTCGCGCGCCAAAGACAAGGTGGCGCCGCTCATGACCGACGAGCTGCGGATGATTGTGGATGCGCTGCCCCGCACCGACGAGAACCTTTTTACCACGCGGGCCCTGCGCGACCGCGCGCTCCTGCTCGTAGGCTTTGCCGGGGCCCTGCGCCGCAGCGAGCTCGTGGGCCTGCAGCAAGACGATGTCAATGTGACGGCCGACGGGCTTCGCCTCATCGTCCGCAAGAGCAAATCCGACCAGGAGGGCAAGGGCCTCGTGAAGGGCATCCACTACGGCAAGCACCCGCACACGTGTCCGGTGCGGGCCCTCCGCGATTGGACGCGCCGCGCTTCCATCAGCGAGGGGCCGCTCTTCCGCGGCATCGACCGGCACGGCAACATCCGCGAGCGCGCGCTTTCGGGCCGCTCGGTGGCACTCATCCTAAAGAAAGCCGTAAAGCGCGCCGGGCTGAATCCGGAGGCGTACAGCGGGCATTCGCTTCGCGCCGGTTTCACCACGCAGGCGGCGCGCGAAGGCGTGCCCGAGCGCGTCATCATGAAGCACACCGGGCACAAGTCGATCCGCATGGTGCGCGAATACATTCGCGAGGGGCAACTCTTTGACGAGAACCCGACCGACGCCCTCGGGCTCTAG
- a CDS encoding 3-oxoacyl-ACP reductase: protein MPAINEQVVLITGASRGLGAATARAFAREGARVIINYYQSAEKAEALADTLGADQALAVQADVRDPDAVHAMVTQATDHFGAPVHTVISNALINYQFDPAARDSAPTIDWAAYDEQLSGTVRGALNALQACLPGMKDAGFGRFVAIGSNLVQNPVVPYHDYTTAKAALLGWVRNMAHELGAAGITVNMVSGGLLKTTDASAATSDEVFGLIKESTPLQMVTAPEDVADAILFFASPWARAVTGQNLIVDGGLVMR, encoded by the coding sequence ATGCCTGCCATCAACGAGCAAGTCGTTCTCATCACCGGCGCGAGCCGCGGACTGGGTGCCGCCACCGCCCGGGCCTTTGCCCGCGAAGGCGCTCGCGTCATCATCAACTACTACCAGAGCGCCGAAAAAGCGGAGGCGCTCGCCGACACGTTGGGCGCCGATCAGGCGTTGGCCGTACAAGCCGATGTGCGCGACCCGGATGCCGTGCACGCTATGGTAACGCAGGCCACCGACCACTTCGGCGCGCCGGTGCATACCGTCATCAGCAATGCGCTCATCAACTACCAATTTGACCCCGCGGCGCGCGATAGCGCGCCTACCATCGACTGGGCGGCCTACGACGAGCAGCTCAGCGGTACGGTGCGCGGCGCACTCAATGCCCTGCAGGCGTGCCTGCCCGGCATGAAAGACGCGGGCTTCGGGCGGTTTGTGGCGATCGGGTCAAACCTCGTCCAAAACCCCGTCGTGCCCTATCACGACTACACCACCGCCAAGGCGGCACTGCTGGGCTGGGTGCGCAACATGGCCCACGAGCTGGGCGCTGCGGGCATCACCGTGAACATGGTGTCGGGCGGGCTGCTCAAAACCACCGACGCCAGCGCGGCGACCTCCGACGAAGTGTTTGGCCTCATCAAGGAATCGACGCCCTTGCAGATGGTGACGGCGCCGGAGGATGTGGCCGATGCGATTCTCTTCTTCGCCTCGCCCTGGGCGCGCGCCGTGACGGGCCAGAACCTGATCGTGGACGGCGGTCTGGTCATGCGGTAG
- the ade gene encoding adenine deaminase, with protein sequence MPETTHAGYIVDLHARSIRPGVVHVRDGRIAALESAEDVPHRFLLPGLIDAHVHVESSMLAPSEFARAAVPHGTVATVSDPHEIANVLGKAGVRFMLEDASRVPLKISFGAPSCVPATPFETAGAALGPDDVATLLDDPAIGYLSEMMNYPGVLSGDAEVQAKLEAAQARGLPVDGHAPGLRGAEAERYAAAGISTEHECTTLAEARDKLAAGMHILIRDGSAAQNFDALIPLMAEAPERLMFCTDDAHPDMLRRGHIDRLVRRALARGYNRFDVLRAACVHPVTHYSLDVGLLRVGDPADFIVVDDLNAFTVQATYIDGQRVSENGTANFSATPPETPNAFHAAPVEPADLEVPATGDTLRVIEAADHQLTTGEAHLPATIVDGAAVADPARDVLKLAVINRYVDAPPATAFVRGFGLERGAMASSVAHDSHNVIAVGANDDALARAINAVIAETGGISVATPEDVACLPLPIAGLMSAAPFETVATRYEALSRRVQDELGSPMEAPFMTLSFMALLVIPSLKLSDQGLFDGDAFAFTDVFVRNKPPTV encoded by the coding sequence ATGCCCGAGACGACCCACGCCGGATACATCGTAGACCTTCATGCGCGCTCCATTCGTCCGGGGGTGGTGCATGTGCGCGACGGCCGCATCGCGGCCCTCGAATCTGCGGAGGACGTGCCGCATCGGTTCTTGCTGCCCGGACTCATCGACGCCCACGTACACGTCGAAAGCTCGATGCTGGCACCGTCCGAGTTTGCGCGCGCCGCCGTGCCGCATGGCACCGTCGCCACCGTCTCCGATCCGCACGAAATTGCGAACGTGTTGGGGAAGGCAGGTGTGCGCTTCATGCTGGAGGATGCGAGCCGCGTGCCCCTCAAGATCAGTTTTGGCGCGCCCTCCTGCGTGCCCGCAACGCCGTTTGAAACCGCGGGGGCCGCGCTCGGGCCCGACGACGTAGCCACGTTGCTCGACGATCCGGCCATTGGATACCTCAGCGAGATGATGAATTACCCCGGCGTTCTCAGCGGCGACGCCGAGGTGCAGGCCAAGCTGGAGGCTGCGCAGGCGCGCGGGCTGCCGGTGGATGGTCACGCCCCCGGATTGCGGGGCGCGGAGGCCGAGCGCTATGCCGCCGCGGGCATCTCCACCGAGCACGAATGCACCACCCTGGCCGAAGCCCGCGACAAGCTGGCCGCCGGCATGCACATCCTGATCCGTGACGGCTCGGCCGCGCAAAACTTCGACGCGCTCATCCCGCTGATGGCCGAAGCGCCGGAGCGGCTCATGTTCTGCACCGACGACGCCCATCCCGATATGCTGCGCCGCGGCCACATCGACCGGCTCGTGCGGCGCGCCCTGGCGCGTGGCTACAACCGCTTCGATGTCTTGCGGGCCGCGTGCGTGCATCCGGTGACGCATTATTCCCTCGACGTAGGCCTGCTGCGCGTGGGCGATCCGGCCGATTTTATCGTGGTCGATGACCTCAACGCGTTTACCGTGCAGGCCACGTACATCGACGGGCAGCGGGTGAGCGAAAACGGCACTGCTAACTTCTCCGCCACACCCCCCGAAACGCCCAACGCCTTCCACGCCGCGCCGGTAGAACCCGCCGATCTGGAGGTCCCCGCCACCGGCGATACGCTCCGCGTCATCGAAGCCGCCGACCATCAGCTGACCACCGGCGAAGCGCACCTGCCCGCCACCATCGTGGATGGCGCGGCGGTCGCCGATCCCGCACGCGATGTTCTCAAGCTGGCCGTCATCAATCGATACGTCGACGCGCCGCCCGCAACGGCGTTTGTCCGTGGATTTGGATTGGAACGCGGCGCGATGGCATCGAGCGTCGCCCACGACTCGCACAACGTCATTGCCGTGGGGGCAAACGACGACGCGCTCGCCCGGGCCATCAACGCCGTCATTGCCGAAACCGGCGGCATCAGCGTGGCCACGCCCGAGGACGTGGCGTGCCTTCCGTTGCCCATTGCCGGCCTCATGAGTGCTGCGCCGTTTGAAACCGTCGCCACACGCTACGAGGCCCTCAGCCGAAGGGTGCAAGACGAGCTGGGGAGTCCGATGGAGGCCCCCTTCATGACGCTTTCGTTCATGGCGCTCCTCGTGATTCCGTCGCTCAAGCTGAGCGATCAGGGATTGTTTGACGGCGATGCGTTTGCATTCACCGATGTGTTTGTGCGGAACAAACCACCCACCGTCTAA
- the parS gene encoding type II RES/Xre toxin-antitoxin system antitoxin produces the protein MPSTSTAASVADLHIANDREADTEIRGGYPVRIAEELQDVLALTDAEMADVLGRSRRTYTRYRRQDKQLGLPESERIFRYIRLLQRAEHVFGTAEKAAWWMKEPNPSLNGRPPFDVALTAPGAALVDDLLAGLEHGFPV, from the coding sequence ATGCCCTCTACATCTACAGCGGCTTCCGTGGCCGACCTGCACATTGCCAACGACCGCGAGGCCGATACGGAAATTCGCGGCGGGTATCCAGTCCGTATTGCAGAAGAGCTGCAGGACGTGTTGGCGCTCACCGATGCCGAGATGGCCGATGTGCTGGGGCGCTCGCGACGCACCTACACGCGCTATCGGCGCCAGGATAAGCAATTGGGCTTGCCGGAATCGGAGCGCATCTTCCGATACATTCGGTTGCTGCAGCGCGCCGAGCACGTCTTTGGTACGGCGGAGAAAGCGGCATGGTGGATGAAAGAGCCAAATCCGTCGCTGAACGGCCGCCCCCCGTTTGATGTAGCGCTCACCGCGCCGGGCGCAGCACTGGTGGACGATCTGCTTGCGGGCCTCGAACACGGCTTTCCGGTGTAG
- a CDS encoding RES family NAD+ phosphorylase, with protein sequence MLTLYRIVHRRYRTDPFSGMGGLYHNSRWASQGQRVSYAADHLALATLEKLAGVQRADLMAEMVYAKAVMAPEHVTQLSAAERPDDWDAVPAPESTRAVGDAWLDRGDYAVLQVPSVVLPEGANYVINSEHPAAATLTVETVAPLLLDNRVLARIGT encoded by the coding sequence GTGCTCACGCTCTACCGCATTGTGCATCGCCGGTACCGCACCGATCCATTTTCTGGAATGGGCGGGCTGTACCACAACAGCCGGTGGGCCTCGCAAGGACAGCGCGTCAGCTATGCGGCCGATCACTTGGCGCTGGCAACGCTTGAGAAACTTGCGGGCGTGCAGCGCGCGGACCTGATGGCCGAGATGGTGTACGCGAAGGCCGTCATGGCCCCCGAACACGTGACGCAACTTTCTGCAGCGGAGCGGCCCGACGATTGGGATGCGGTGCCTGCGCCCGAAAGCACGCGCGCCGTGGGGGACGCGTGGCTTGACCGCGGCGATTACGCGGTGCTGCAAGTGCCCTCGGTGGTGCTGCCGGAGGGCGCAAATTACGTGATCAACAGCGAACACCCGGCGGCCGCCACGCTGACCGTTGAGACGGTTGCGCCGCTGCTGTTGGACAACCGGGTGCTCGCGCGCATCGGTACGTAG
- a CDS encoding ARMT1-like domain-containing protein gives MPDRPPAVRTDGTNAFAHRSMKARIPSIIDDVIARNPDRPPAVHDALRALRDAIRADAALTPLRQPTPDADWWAERLAERPAASWLDGEWFFVELYAYRKMLEATRYWTTQQDPFRPMKHDDIHDAALPDVVTRALQPFETPADMLTHRLHAALWGNRMDRSIAAAHAQGTQAADDHLLVNDIPAAVEHLLQTDRGTVHVVMDNAGTEQALDFALADGLLTHDLAETVVLHVKMAPVLISDVTPADVPPLLDRLAEAGGPLRALAEQFRQHIADGRLRIVPDFFWTTDGRWFERPARLAAPLQAAALVIVKGDANYRRITNDALWPAEATLADALGPGSGSVLALRTIKSDTLVGVPPATVHRLDEASDDWRTTGTYAVASFAQT, from the coding sequence ATGCCCGATCGTCCCCCCGCCGTTCGCACCGACGGCACCAACGCCTTTGCGCATCGCTCCATGAAGGCGCGCATACCCTCGATCATTGACGATGTGATCGCGCGGAATCCGGACCGGCCGCCCGCGGTGCACGATGCGCTGCGTGCTCTTCGGGACGCGATTCGTGCCGATGCTGCCCTAACGCCCCTGCGCCAACCGACGCCCGACGCCGACTGGTGGGCCGAGCGCCTGGCGGAACGCCCCGCGGCCTCATGGCTCGATGGCGAATGGTTCTTTGTGGAGCTGTATGCCTACCGGAAGATGCTGGAGGCTACGCGCTACTGGACCACGCAGCAGGATCCGTTTCGCCCCATGAAGCACGACGACATCCACGATGCTGCGCTGCCGGATGTTGTGACGCGGGCCCTGCAGCCGTTCGAGACGCCCGCGGATATGCTGACGCACCGCCTGCACGCGGCCCTATGGGGCAATCGGATGGATCGGAGCATCGCCGCAGCACATGCGCAAGGCACACAGGCGGCCGACGACCACCTGCTCGTCAACGACATCCCCGCGGCGGTCGAGCACCTGCTGCAAACCGATCGGGGAACGGTCCACGTGGTGATGGACAACGCGGGCACCGAGCAAGCCCTCGATTTTGCGCTGGCTGATGGCCTCCTGACGCACGACCTCGCGGAAACGGTGGTGCTGCATGTCAAGATGGCGCCGGTGCTTATCAGTGACGTGACGCCAGCGGACGTGCCGCCGCTGCTCGATCGGCTGGCGGAGGCGGGCGGGCCACTCCGCGCGCTTGCCGAGCAATTCCGCCAACACATCGCCGACGGCCGGCTCCGCATCGTGCCCGACTTCTTTTGGACGACCGACGGCCGGTGGTTTGAGCGCCCCGCGCGGCTGGCGGCTCCGCTACAGGCGGCCGCGCTCGTCATCGTAAAGGGCGATGCCAACTACCGGCGCATCACCAACGATGCGCTTTGGCCGGCCGAAGCCACCCTGGCCGATGCCTTGGGCCCAGGCAGCGGATCGGTGCTGGCGCTGCGCACCATCAAAAGCGACACCCTCGTCGGCGTACCGCCGGCGACCGTGCATCGCCTCGACGAGGCCTCCGATGACTGGCGCACCACGGGGACGTACGCCGTCGCCTCGTTTGCCCAAACGTAG
- a CDS encoding regulatory protein RecX — MPDARTITRLDTQQNDPNRISVFLDGAFAFGVHRDVAAKHRLAVGDTLSPAAQQALEVDELRVEAKQRALDYLAHKPRTEAEVRRKLQRKDYPDDIIADVVARLHELGYLDDHAYARDYIHNRFRSKRYGPLRIERELRKRGVDRTIVEQAVADFFADHSTLDAARHHASKRWGRLTDDDPRRRQQKMYRYLKRRGFRSDTIRRVVDDLKADSA, encoded by the coding sequence ATGCCCGACGCCCGCACCATCACGCGCCTCGACACGCAACAGAACGACCCGAACCGCATCTCCGTCTTCCTGGATGGCGCCTTTGCGTTTGGCGTGCATCGCGACGTGGCCGCCAAGCACCGGCTCGCCGTGGGCGACACCCTCTCGCCGGCTGCGCAACAAGCCCTGGAGGTGGACGAGCTGCGGGTGGAGGCGAAGCAGCGCGCGCTCGATTACCTGGCCCACAAACCGCGCACCGAGGCGGAAGTGCGTCGCAAGCTGCAGCGCAAGGACTACCCCGACGACATCATCGCAGATGTCGTTGCCCGGCTGCATGAACTGGGCTACCTCGACGACCACGCCTATGCGCGCGACTATATCCACAATCGCTTCCGCTCCAAGCGCTACGGCCCCCTCCGCATCGAACGCGAGCTGCGCAAGCGGGGCGTCGATCGTACCATTGTGGAGCAGGCCGTGGCCGATTTTTTCGCCGACCACTCGACGCTCGACGCCGCACGCCACCACGCCAGCAAACGCTGGGGCCGCCTGACCGACGACGACCCGCGCCGGCGCCAGCAAAAGATGTATCGCTACCTCAAGCGCCGCGGCTTCCGCTCCGATACCATCCGTCGCGTGGTCGACGACCTCAAGGCCGATAGCGCGTAG
- a CDS encoding DUF4249 domain-containing protein: protein MSAQRTPCFGWCWIVLALVAIGLGGCDVYAPGRTDTALVVEAFVTTNRPAPIITLRQTTPLDQPSGGGVADATVRLTLGGTTYAYRPIPGRPGRYRTDGPPPTVPPQTPLRVTAFWNGTQATADSRTPLPVAIDSVWFQIPDAPVSAIRVDSLRRDSLDIPASEEFIYPVDVTIAWTPPPALAPADTSYWMHTQLQPSRPPFSSRVVEFFLQPTAVAREITYAQPNAPHYQWSGVYAVPVDSATAPLPVHEVRTALVRGPAAYASFITSSTDPDRREPTSNVEGALGVAVGVAVDSLRFRVAPSGVTPLPNPR, encoded by the coding sequence ATGAGTGCTCAACGTACGCCTTGCTTCGGGTGGTGCTGGATTGTGCTTGCGCTGGTCGCCATCGGCCTGGGCGGCTGCGACGTGTACGCGCCGGGCCGCACCGACACCGCGCTCGTGGTGGAAGCCTTCGTGACCACCAACCGTCCGGCGCCCATCATCACGCTCCGGCAAACCACCCCGCTCGATCAGCCAAGCGGGGGCGGGGTGGCCGATGCGACGGTGCGCCTTACGCTTGGCGGCACGACGTATGCCTATCGCCCCATCCCCGGGCGCCCGGGGCGGTACCGCACCGACGGGCCGCCGCCTACCGTGCCGCCCCAAACGCCGCTCCGCGTTACGGCCTTCTGGAACGGAACGCAAGCCACCGCGGACAGCCGAACGCCGCTGCCTGTTGCCATCGATTCTGTTTGGTTCCAGATCCCGGACGCCCCCGTAAGTGCCATCCGCGTTGACTCCCTGCGCCGTGATTCGCTCGACATTCCCGCCTCGGAGGAGTTCATCTACCCGGTGGATGTGACCATCGCATGGACGCCGCCCCCGGCGCTCGCCCCCGCCGATACCTCCTACTGGATGCACACCCAGCTGCAGCCCAGCCGCCCGCCGTTCAGCTCGCGGGTTGTGGAGTTCTTTCTGCAGCCCACCGCCGTCGCCCGCGAAATTACATACGCCCAGCCCAACGCGCCGCACTACCAGTGGTCAGGGGTGTACGCTGTCCCGGTCGACTCGGCCACGGCCCCGCTGCCGGTGCACGAAGTGCGCACGGCGCTCGTCCGCGGCCCCGCAGCCTATGCCTCGTTCATCACCAGCAGCACCGACCCCGACCGCCGCGAGCCCACCTCGAACGTCGAGGGCGCGTTGGGCGTTGCCGTGGGCGTCGCGGTCGATTCGCTCCGCTTTCGCGTGGCGCCTTCGGGCGTTACGCCGCTCCCGAATCCGCGCTGA
- a CDS encoding TonB-dependent receptor domain-containing protein, producing MPLDRALRLVQDQSNIRLVFAERVVNGRTASCRYVGDDAEAALRCVLRGSGLAATAIRDDQFVIVSDTNAAARATLRGRVLDARSREVLPGAHIYIPSIDAGAVTNRDGYFALSGLPPGRYPVRISYLGYGAVDTTLTTGAPNQVLLQTTTIAADSIVVEGSATANPEQAYVPGVMTLSMNQLDELPTLGEPDLFKALQWMPSIHKSNILSGGLSVRGASPDQNLYLLDGAPVYHPWHAFSLISTFQTGTLKTSNFYRGAFPPEHGGRLASVLDAQMKDGNARTPHASAALSVLSARFQVEGPLSEDVTFMVSGRRSYVDKLIGRRHPVVDPATGRRDTLRTGYYFYDTSAKLSARLNARHRMSLTFYRGRDDLDLRLPFDLSFDFSSWLRPADLFFEVRQNWDNTVTSLQHDWLVSDRLFLSSTGYFSGYRAQEQAFIQPTTTASLASNYTVALRDVGAKFDVDYYHSVAHRLRAGLHVSRFAFSSTLDSRLQRSVSDVETQRDVSRLDAVELTTYVQDVWQPSGPLTVQTGVRASFFSDVAHVQVQPRLSAQYVLHPTWLTLRAAAGRHVQYLHRLRDRFSLAYDVVSSRWIPSDAGVAPATAWQFSAGARSYPLPMLTAELNLYARLTDNMLIPEDVFQSKDNLQGPGINVGTLLGQYVPAKARAFGAELSLLAERGPWQLRVSGSLGRSLVQTPEQNNGRWRPADLDVPVGFNGVLGWSDGPWSATLAVDARRGFPLSRPVARYAVGTPLQEAPTTYLYRPRINNGRLPTYWRVDATAGYRFSMLSARWKARLTLYNVTNHANVVGRQYEPTPTGVLRDDQRGLPILPLFELEMTL from the coding sequence ATGCCGCTGGACCGAGCCCTTCGCCTGGTTCAGGATCAGAGCAACATCCGACTTGTATTTGCTGAGCGCGTGGTAAACGGCCGCACGGCAAGCTGTCGCTACGTGGGCGATGATGCCGAGGCGGCGTTGCGCTGTGTGCTTCGCGGATCGGGCCTGGCCGCCACGGCCATACGCGACGATCAGTTCGTCATTGTATCCGACACAAACGCCGCGGCGCGCGCGACCCTCCGCGGCCGGGTCCTCGATGCTCGATCGCGTGAAGTGCTTCCCGGCGCCCACATCTACATTCCCAGCATCGATGCCGGCGCCGTCACCAACCGGGACGGCTATTTCGCCCTCTCGGGCCTGCCGCCCGGACGCTATCCGGTGCGCATTTCCTATCTGGGCTACGGAGCCGTCGACACGACGCTAACCACGGGCGCCCCAAACCAGGTCCTCCTCCAAACGACAACCATTGCAGCCGACAGCATCGTCGTGGAGGGCTCTGCTACAGCCAATCCCGAGCAAGCATACGTGCCGGGCGTGATGACGCTGTCGATGAATCAGCTGGACGAGCTGCCGACGCTGGGCGAGCCGGATCTTTTCAAGGCCCTGCAATGGATGCCCAGCATCCACAAGTCGAACATCCTAAGCGGCGGCCTCAGCGTACGCGGCGCGTCCCCCGATCAAAACTTGTACCTGTTGGACGGCGCGCCGGTCTACCATCCGTGGCATGCCTTCAGCCTAATTTCGACGTTCCAAACCGGCACGCTCAAAACGTCAAACTTCTACCGCGGCGCCTTTCCGCCCGAGCACGGCGGCCGCCTGGCCTCGGTCCTCGATGCCCAGATGAAGGACGGCAATGCGCGCACGCCCCACGCCAGCGCAGCCCTCAGCGTACTCAGCGCGCGCTTTCAGGTGGAGGGGCCGCTAAGTGAGGACGTGACGTTCATGGTGTCGGGGCGGCGCTCGTACGTGGATAAGCTCATCGGGCGCCGGCACCCCGTCGTCGATCCGGCCACCGGGCGGCGCGATACACTGCGCACCGGCTACTACTTTTACGACACCAGCGCCAAGCTGTCGGCGCGGCTGAATGCCCGCCACCGCATGTCGCTCACGTTTTATCGCGGCCGCGACGACCTCGATCTCCGATTGCCGTTCGACCTCTCGTTCGACTTTTCGTCGTGGCTGCGGCCGGCCGACCTGTTCTTTGAGGTCCGCCAGAACTGGGACAACACCGTCACCAGCCTGCAACACGACTGGCTGGTATCCGACCGCCTGTTTCTTTCCAGCACCGGCTACTTTTCGGGCTATCGCGCGCAGGAGCAGGCCTTCATCCAGCCCACCACCACGGCATCGCTCGCGTCCAACTACACGGTGGCGCTGCGCGACGTGGGTGCCAAGTTCGACGTCGACTACTACCACTCGGTGGCTCATCGGCTGCGGGCCGGACTTCATGTGTCGCGGTTTGCATTCAGCAGCACCCTCGATAGCCGATTGCAGCGCTCGGTGTCGGATGTAGAGACGCAACGCGACGTGAGCCGTCTGGATGCGGTGGAGTTGACGACTTACGTGCAGGACGTGTGGCAGCCCTCCGGTCCGCTGACGGTGCAAACGGGCGTTCGGGCGTCATTTTTTAGCGACGTGGCGCACGTGCAAGTGCAACCGCGACTGAGCGCACAGTACGTGCTGCATCCCACGTGGCTTACGTTGCGCGCGGCGGCGGGGCGTCACGTACAATACCTGCACCGCCTGCGCGATCGGTTCTCGCTCGCGTACGATGTGGTATCGAGCCGGTGGATTCCCTCGGATGCGGGAGTCGCGCCCGCGACGGCCTGGCAATTTAGCGCCGGTGCCCGCAGCTATCCCCTGCCCATGCTGACGGCCGAGCTGAACCTGTACGCCCGGCTGACGGACAACATGCTGATTCCCGAGGATGTCTTTCAGTCGAAGGATAACCTGCAGGGGCCCGGCATCAACGTGGGCACGTTGCTGGGGCAGTACGTGCCGGCCAAAGCCCGCGCCTTTGGTGCCGAACTCTCGCTGCTGGCCGAACGCGGCCCGTGGCAACTGCGGGTGAGTGGGTCGCTCGGGCGCTCGCTGGTGCAGACCCCCGAGCAGAACAACGGCCGCTGGCGCCCGGCCGACCTTGACGTGCCCGTCGGCTTCAACGGCGTGTTGGGGTGGAGCGATGGCCCGTGGAGCGCGACCCTCGCCGTCGATGCGCGCAGGGGGTTTCCGCTCTCGCGCCCCGTGGCCCGCTATGCGGTCGGCACGCCGTTGCAGGAAGCGCCCACCACCTACTTGTACCGGCCGCGCATTAACAACGGCCGGCTGCCCACGTACTGGCGCGTAGATGCTACCGCCGGCTATCGGTTTTCAATGCTGAGCGCGCGCTGGAAGGCCCGCCTCACGCTCTACAACGTTACGAACCACGCCAACGTAGTGGGACGGCAGTACGAGCCTACGCCCACGGGCGTGCTGCGCGACGATCAGCGTGGCCTGCCCATCCTTCCGCTATTTGAGCTGGAGATGACGCTATGA